In Dermacentor variabilis isolate Ectoservices chromosome 1, ASM5094787v1, whole genome shotgun sequence, the genomic stretch TTGTTCTCGGTGTCGGTATGTCATCATGTAGCAGGTTCACTTGTACCATTGTTTTTGAATGTGATTAGAattctttgccaatttttttGCACAATGTTTTACACCAGGCATACTTTTCAAGTGCCTGGGCAGGTGCTTCCCAAGTATTAAAactaaattctgaggttttacgtgccaaaaccatgatatgattatgaggcatgctgtagtggggggctccagatTAGTGttgaccacttgaggttctttaaagtgcacccaatgcacactacaagagcgcttttgcatttcgtccccatcaaaatgtggctgccgcggttgggaatggaacccgcaacctcgtgctcaacagtgcaatgccaaagccactagcAACCATGGCAGGCGCTTTTCAAGTATGACagacatgaaatagttgatgTTCTTATATATGATGATCCTGTAAGACATTTCGCAGGCAGTGCACATTCTCTAAACTAGACTAAACTCACTGAAGAATTGAAATTCTTAGTCTTGTCGGATGGAAGTACGGGACACACATTTGCCATACAGCATTTGCTCTCCTGCAGAAATCGCAGATAATTTGAAAGATGTGTTACCACATGCACTTGAGCAAAGGCCATAGTTGTTTAACCCCTTCTGTGCCACATTAATATCTGAAATTCTGACCAAAAATGGCCAATTTTTTATTGTGTAATTTTTTCCAAGAAACACTGCAGACAATTTATGAGGTGTTTATGAAAAATCTCAACGATTATTGCAACTGAAGCTTAACAGCACTATAGCATATACCATGCAATAGGTGTGAAAGGAGAACATGAAACTCTTGTGTTCACCAGCAGAGTACACTTGGAAATACTCCAATGGATCACCTGTGTACTCCACATCAAACATTGCACCTAGAGATGCCAAAAATGGTAGATGAAGCAGGTACACAGGGGCTTTGTCTATGCCGAGTTTGCACCCCTGCCTGACGCCAAAGTCACCAGAAGCAGCACTCTCAGATGAGCTGAATGCATCGATGGAGTATCTCAATGTCGTCTTCACTCAAAGAGCAATACATCTTTGGAATCACTCGATTAATCGCTGAACTcagccttttctttcttgcaaaGAAGCCAGCAAAGTTTGAGCTGCCAACCGCAACATTTTGAAGATCCCCAGTTGCCAAGTTGTTTTACTTCATCCGCAACACTGAACTCGCTCCTGCTTGCACTGCCCCACATAGTGTGCTGCAAGCGACAAGAAGGCACAACAAAGCACTGGGATGAAGCCAGCTCGTCGCTGGAATCCCTagaaaatgaaaaataccacTGAAGAGCATAGCTCAACCTTGACCATTTTTAACGAACACGCGTGGACTAACCCAGCTTGTCCAAGGCACGGAAGGGGTTAAAAGCTGCATCCCCAGCTTAGCAGCccaaatttaaaaagaaaacaaaaagattgTCTGCTCTTCAATTCTGAATACATGGAATGTAGTGTCTTTGGGCATTGTGGTGAAAAACTTCAGTCAGAGGCATATTTAACGGCACGGAGGACAACTGTACCTCTGAGTTTGATGACGAACCGTGACAGCAATGGTGACAGCGACCATGCTAAGGACAGACGAACAACAGGTGCATGGTGTGCATATGTGAAAATAATAGTGTTTGCTTCCTTGGTACAAAGGAATCATGGGAGATTATGCACAGCTGGAAAAATTTGACCAAAGTGGCCCTCCCCTGTGTAAGGGCCACACCCCATCTAGATCATTAAAAAATTGGAGTAAATTTTGGGGCTTAACATCCCAAAactgcacagtgggttatgaAAAACTCAGAAGTGGAGGGCTCCTGGTTATTTTTAACCACCTGGAGTTTTTTGAACATGCACCACACAagagtttcttttattttgctccCATTAAAATGCAGCTGCAGTGAACAGGAACTGAACTTGGGACCTCCCGTTTATCAGcaaaatgccatagccactgagccaccatggtGGGTATGAAGAGGGATAAATTTTAGCATTGTGACACGCATTTTTGAATCTATAGGCACCAAATAATGGATGCCCCTTTCCTTAAAGGAATATTGAAACAATCAAAAAGCACATCAAGTGCAGTGCAACTTCGAACATGAAATAGGAGACTCAACAAGTCGCGAAAAGTAGAGGTGGCGGTCACGTGGTGTAACAACAACTAAAGAGCCCGCCAGTAAGCAAAGTGTGGTGTTCGAAGGCCATACAATAACCACGTCATGAGAAGCTGTCAAAATGGGCCTTCCAATTGTGCACTTATCTTGAAAACACGGGGACACACTCTCTCCTCTTTTCCCATTGAGTGCTGAATGGACTCGGCTTTCCTCAGCGTGGACACAGTGTGTTCACACATGCCAGTGGTGTCTGCTACCACTAGACTAACGCAACAGGTTTCGATAACTTGATGAGCCTCCTTTTTTATGTCTGAAGACACACTGCTCTTGGTGCGTGTTTTGAAATGGTCCCATTAAAAATAGCATAattaattatttgttgcactctTGGGGAATTGAGGCTACATAGTGTAATTACTGTCTCAACAGCTATTcaaaaagcaataaaaacaaGACAAAGATTTCCTCTCAGTACacctttaaaggggtcctgaactacccctcgggcttggtgaaaacaCACAGTCCGCTGATaacatacgctgctgtgaacatctgagCCAAATTTTGCTGTAGTGCGTGGTGCGTGGATCTCGCAAGTGGAGCGCTAAGTCACccttttctcaaacactctctttgcaacagaagcctgctcctcactcttttctggacgctttattttgtaatacaGCAGATTCCCTTACACTGCTGCTATCGGTGAATAGCAGACATCAATCAAGATAAGTGTTTGGATCAGTGAATTTCTtcttactgttactgtgtatatttattgatgcagtttaataaacaaaCTGAAGTAAGTTGAAATCTTTtaaatttcgataataattatgtACTTTTGGAAGAAGCTGACTATTGTCTGCTCACACTCAGCCGCGGCCACCCATGTAGGAATTAAATTTTGGTCACCCTGCTTATCTGTGTCGTAGATGTCGGGTCTCACTAATTTCAACTATTTTCGAACACTGAACTAGACTCGAACTACACGAAACTTAATATCGGCTCACACGCACACTTGCCAGCGTGCACTCACTCCAGGctgctcctggttagatgccttggcagacttcgctttgtATTGCGCTATTGATAGCACTTCAAAaggcgcaagttggatgtggctccTATTCATCGGCAAGCTGGTGCAGGAGAGAGCCGATCCGCACCACGCAGCACGGCCAGACTCGAGCGTATGAGTGCGAGCGTGCATTCAAGccccctgtcgtgcacaaagcaaacgttgCACATATGCAccacagttgcatgtagctgcggccTGCTACGTAGCGTCAATGCCGTGGCCACCATGAAGTGCCGCGACGACTTCACTGACTAATTGACAGAGTGCACTGCGGCGCGCTGAGGACAACCATGTTTGGCAAGTCGTAGGTGCTCAAATtggaagtagtggcatctacCTGAACATTCAAAATCAAATATGAACTGCACGCCACGGTGATGTCTAGCAGGTGGAGCGTTGTGGGTATGCCTACTCCACTGTAGCCTTCGCAATGCAAGTCATCGAAGAAGTGGAAGCACCAAATAGGGtacgtttgattgccaataactctgcttgcgctgaacgcattgaaatactttttgcggcaaggtatttctgaaatagtctaccTTAACTTCAAATTAATTTCTCGACTTCTATAGAAAGCAGTTCACAGCCCCTTTTCTCCCGAGGAAGTTCGCCTGAATAGCTCATTTACATATGAGTGCCTAACAAACATGAAGATCAAGTTGGATATTTTTTCCGTCTTTAGTGCAAAGGAAGGAGCAACCTCATAGAAGCTGCTAAActaagcagcttgacgaggccagcACCCGCTTAGCTGGTGGCATAGTACAGCCAGTTgcccaaaatgcaaaaacactgctTCATTGTAATATTACCTAAAGTAGACATgaataagaaaaatgaaaagccTGCACACATGTAAGCACGAACAATTACAACATTATACGCATGTAAAGGAGAAATTCATTCCCAAAGTACACAATAAaatacattggtgttccagttgtttttgtacttcaatgcataatACAGCATTCTGTTAGGAACAAGAGTGCTTTTTTACAGCAAATTTGGCAGCGCATATATTGAAACCAGTGCCATCCTTAGAATTCGTTCCCAGTGGATATGGCCTGAAAGCTCACTGGCTATAAtccataaattgcaatatgtactgtaaattaattagttaaaaactcaagtgaaattttgttatttaGTTGATTGTGCATTTTGGTTTTtcttgcaagtaatgtctgccccTTCGAAAAATCTAGCTAAAGGACTATAATTGTGTGATCTACaacaggtgatttttttttaattcagtaggttttaaaaaaaaaaagcatctggTGCAGAAGGCTTTGACGTACTCAGCCCACTTCTTATCAGCCACTATTTTTGTCCCTTCTTGCTTATGACTCTCCTTCAACTTCTTTTCCAGTGTTGCCAGTTGATTGACGGCATAGTCCATCTTGTCCTTCTCTTTTTCTGAAACCAGAACACAATGATGTTTCAAAGAAAATGCTAGAACCTGCCCTGTTGCCATTTAGAAGGCTCTTGACACACAATTGTGCACACTACTGTAATTAGTTACCTTTACAAAAGACAAAGCAGCACATCTGCAACAACGGTGGCATTTAACCATACAAAGCCCAACATATAATTTTGGATAAGCCACATGGTCTCCAGGCTAGCTCCTCTGCCATATGGTCTCAATAACTAATACGTCTATAATATAGTTTACTTCTCTCTCCCTATAGCATTTTGTTCTAGTTTTTTGTACGTTGCAACTTTTATTCTTGTCTTGTTTTTCCCAAAATGCactttttattattgtttttctGCAACACAGCATAGATAATGTTTCACCCAGTCAAGATTTACATGCCGATTTCTTGCATATTAAGGTGTGCAATGAACTAGGATTATTGAAACACTCTACTAATTCTTCATAATAGGACCTCCCATTTCAAAACATATCCTTGCAAAAAGCCAGTATTTTTGTGCGTTTAGTCTTTGAAGGGGAGATGCAGGTCGAAaaatcagtattttttttttacaattttttttttacatttctgctGCAAAATTATGCTTCAGCATTCTCTTTTTATGTGTACATAAATTAAGGGGTTTCTCCAACCAGAAGACTGCAAAAAATAATTCTGATCGAGGTGTGGTAGCTGTAGAGGTTCAATTTTTCCATTCATACTCGATTGACAAGGCTCCCAACTACAAGGTTTTATGGTGTAAGAACACGTGAGCACCAATCATGGTTGAGCTGGCACCAGCTCATTCTCTAATTTTTGCCAGTGCTCAGGTGAATGCCATGTTTTCGTACATATGAGAGGCTGACAGACAAATAGCTGTTGTCTCGCTGCATTCAAGGCAAAACTCAAAAACACTTATGAGTCTCTCAACAACAAGATTTGGCTGCTGTGTCCCAAAACAAAGAGTGTTCACTTCTAAAGCCATACTGTGGTTCAACAAATGCCACAAAGGCTTTGAGGAGGTCCTACAGGAGTTGGGCGTTCTTCCATCTTGGGAGTTGATCCTTCTGAGCAACCAGACAGACCACAGAAGAATCAAAAGATTTTTCTGGAAAACAGACAGCTGAAGCTAAATCTCAACATCATAAGACAGTAAAGAAAGCCTGCCTGGAGGATCAAGCACATGACACAAAAGACTTGCATTGGGCACTCACAGGGAAAACAAGTGAATCCatacagggtgatatgggctggacaagttcaACTGAGGGATaatcagagtaaaattgatttcgaAGAATGTCTGAGGAACATGAAAGAAAGTAAAGGGGTTGTGAGAGTATTcaagtatttgtacaggaaaaatataGACCCAcaggggaggaaaagaactagggagTTTACCAGCACTTATTCAGCCGCTAAGGTAAGCAATATTGCAACAAAGAGTGTTAAACACAAAGTCCAAGAGGCTGAGGCAATCTCCTGGGTGgcagcaatgaaaaagaaactggctatgagtaactacctaagaggtaaaaacgaaatcaggagagaaacatgctatgataactcaaatggaagctttttacttttcgaagcgagatcaggatgccttagaatgcgTAGTTATAAAGGcaggtacaccaaggaagaagaagcttgtgactgctgtggtaaagctatggaaacgaTGAAACATGCTTtgctagaatgtgaagatatctacccgaCTGTCAGTTTAGGTTCCACTGGCCTCCTTCAAGCCATGGGGCCCACGCATAGCAGGAGGGAAAGTAAACAGACTGTAACACAGATATAGGCGGTTGAGGTTCAGTGGCAGAAAAGAGGAGAGACCACGAACAATAGaggtgtacaaaaaaaaagttccCAATAATGACTCTGAAAGTTCGATGCTGGGCATTCATTGTCTGTAGAAAAATATGTTAAGAGATTtggcaaaataagaaaaatggaGCTTGATGACCGAAGCCATCActtcgtttcaaaggggacactcatagcaTCCATTTATCATTTGGGTGCACATTTTGAAATGACATTAATATTATAATGAACGATGCAATCATTAATTATTGGTCACATCAGAGCCTCTATGGTTTCATTTAATGATTTTCAGACACAAAACAACTCATTAAAGCATAAAAgtgaaaaacaaattttttttgtcCGTGGTTCTTAACAAATAGTGTTTTGTTTGAATACCACATTCAATTGTTCCCAACTCCCCCACTGTGGCGTGCATCaatgaaatcatggttttggcacataaaaccccttgcattcaattcaattcacatTAAAGTATTCTGTTTGTTTTGATATCGTTTTTGTCTCATTCAAAATGACAACTGGCGAAAGCCAGGCACCAGATGTCAAACCCTATGTCACTGTTCAGAAGCATTGGCTTCTGAGCAATGAGTTCCTACCATGAACTTTATGCAAAGCGAAACTACTGTGTGGCATTCCATCCTTACCTATTTGGCTTGGTTTGAGGTACTTGAATTCCTGAACAGCTCGAATCTCGTGCACTTGTGCCTGTGTCTGCAATGTACCAAAATGCACTATTCAAAACAAGAAGGCAAAGTGCTGATTCAAATGGGCAGGTTGAGCTGTGACTATGGCTCAATGTTTAGCAGGTGTACTACATACCTTTGATGCTTCGAGGTACAATAACTTGAGGACTTCGTGTGCCTTCagatcttttttttccttttcgataGAATTTCCAGATGAAGTTGCCATCATTTCAGTGACCTGCATGTCAGGTCACACTATTACACGgacaaaaaatagaaataaagcCGATGTTTCCATGTCAACAAAGACAAACTACCCATGTCACCTGTATGCTTATCCAAGCAGCTTTGACAGCTCCATAAGTTCTCAAGTGTCGTCTCCATGATCACTGCATGCGCGAGAACACCTCCTTTATTGAATATGATGTCATagcattctttaaaatttttttgtttattttctcagATACATCAACGGAGCCAAGAGCAAAGTATCTTCTTCACGTGCTCTGgttcatttcttgctttctgtactTGCTGTGGAAGATCACAGCAGGTTTAGTTTGTGGATGTTGAGGTGGGCTAGTGTTTGACGACATCTAAGCTTGAGGGCTTCAAGGTCACACTTCACAGCATTGCGATGACACACAAAGGGTGAAGGTGAAACGCTGCTGCGGCACTCAACCACCATATTTTGAATAGACTGAAGCACTGAGCATGAGCCAGTAAACCAATTTTCTGGGCTGCTAGAGTAGTAAGGAATGTTGAACTTGCATTTTTGTATGAAAATATCTTAATAACAGCATTCTGAAAATACATGGACTCCAGAGATGAACCTGTGTCCTTTCTTGCAAGTAAAGAACTAACTTTTCTTAGATTTGTCAACATCTGGCTCTTACACAAGGTTCCATGCAAATTCCACAACTATTCAAACTATCTGCTTCAATATGATTCAACATCAATTATTATTTGCTGGGACATTGCTTCGAACAAATAAAAATTGGATATTTGCACAATTCTAGTAAAATCGCAAAAATGGGCCAAGGCCATTTAGAACATTGTAGAGTTTTAAGTAGTCCTGACACAATTTGCCTTTTTTATTCATACAGAGCTGTGAACCAATTAACTATTTTGTTACCACTAAAAATGTGCTCGTTTTTGGTGCCTTTATGTATTAAAATTTTATTTCAAGAAGCAGTACACACACCGACATATAAAATTTTAGCATGATTACTGGTGCTTCGAATGGATGTACAGCAGTAATAATTTCTCAGTAAATTTTTGAGAGTTCTTATGTGACATTTCAGAGGAACACTTAAAAAGACACGAGCAAAGGTAATAATTTCCTATTTTTAGTACAAGTACCGAGTAAAAAGAaatctgaaatatacaaaatatgcacctGGTCCCTAGTTCTCAAATTTTGTTAGTCAGATCACGTCAAAAACTTATTACGAAGATTTGCTGACATCAATACTAGCAGGGCTGGGCAGTATTGAAGCTAATGTATCTTAATTATTATCTTAATATACTCTTTGGGTATCCTGCGCACAtctgtattaagatacatttgaCAAAACATGTATCCGTATCTGTATTTTCAATACATCGATTATCGTGCAAGATAACGCCCAAAGCCTAACAAATGCAAACGAAGGCAAGGAAATGAGGAAAACATTTATTCTAAGAGATGGCATTTTTATGCTAACTCACATTtctaataacaataaaaaagacacacacacatataatcAGGAATAGAAACGATGCATCAACACAGTGCCACCGTTTAACACTGCACTTTCCAATTTTAATGAATGGCAATTGTGCACTGCCTCTATTATCTTGGGAAAGCTGGATGATGAAACTATTGAATCCCAGCCTCAGCGactgcatttcaatggaggcgaaatgcaaaaacccttgtgtaccgtgcattggatgcatgCTGAAGAACCCcacgtagtcaaaattaatctggagtctcctactacggcatggctcataatcagattctgtttttggcacataaaaactACAGAATTTTTATCTGGATGATGAAACTTCGTGGATTACAAAAAAATTTGAGTGTAGGACAAGTTTTGCAGTAGAGGGATTGAAAATCTGCCATGAAATAATTGATGTTCAGGTGACAGCTTTCATTTTCCTACAGTACAAAAGCAGTGTTTGGAAGAAAAATTTATTATAATGACCATTGGTAACTGTTACTGTTAGTAATAGTTAATGTTAATCACTGATACCGACACAGACGCTCCACACTTAAGTTTGAAGACGCAAGAGTGGTTTCAGTGCAATTACGGCACTTGTAGCGATCACACGTTTCTCTGTGCATCGCTGTGCTGTGTGGAGTCACAGAATCTAAAAAGATGTCAGATTATTCCACCATAGCAACACCAAATTTGGTCATCAGTTCACCATGCTTAGCCAGCAGCATGAGTGGGTGTTAAAAAGAATGTAGAATGTACACTGTAAAAACTTTCcggaaaaagaaacgaagaagaaaTATATAAATTTTGAGTTGTTACTACAGAAAATTGCTCTTTTGATTAACATCCTCTATTAAAATTTGATTACAAACAATTATTTTCTGTTTATGCTGAAGCACCAAGTTTTTATTGATTTTAACAGAATTGATTCCTACACAGTAAAGTGAGAAATTTGCCATCAATAGTATTAGCGAAATTAGATTTCTTTGTCTCTTTACCCACCTCAATTAACATTTGTGTGCACCTTAACCAGCCATGAAAGTTTAGGCAGATAAATATGAAATGCGTGAGACATCTGGTCTTAATTTCTGAAAAAGTACAGCTGCTCTACAGGCAAGTGGTGCCACTCGGAGCATGGCTATAAATACTGGTATAGTAAAAACTACAATGTGTCGCATAGTGCTGGGTGTCTTGTCACCAGCTTTGTTGTCTTTTCACATCTCGTGTGTTATAGagagggcacggcacctggcTGACGAACAAGATGCCTAAGCCACTGCTACTGCTTTTGCAGGTATTGCCGTGGATTTTCACCATCACAAGAATGAACAACGGACTACTGGCTTTCTTCCGAGTGCCTCGTGGCAATGATACCATGGACTGCACTATCTTTGATCATCGTTCCGCAAGTGTGATGTCATCACTCGACACCGTAGCTAAGAGGCCTCGATGCGACATCCGCTTCAGAGAGCACAGCACCTGGCTGACGAACAAGATACCTAAGCCACTGCTACTGCTTTTGCAGGCAAGTGCTATGGACAGTATAGTTGTTTATCGTAGCGACAACCGCTTTTTTATAGTCTTGCCGTGCCCTCACAAGTGTTGTGATATTTTGTATGACTGCTGTTCAATGCTTCTCTTGTTGCTTATGGTGGGAGATGTTGAGGAGAATCCCGAACCAAAGGTAAACAATATGCTAGAAGAAATTATTCGGAATCAAACTGCGTTCGCTTGTAAGATGGATGACATTAAAAGTGAAATTGTCACACTGAGCGCAAAGACACAGGATACAGAGCCTCTTTGATGCAGTTGATGCAATGAACAGCAGGATTGGGAATTTAGAAAGCATAGTTCAACAGCAGGCTGCAAAGCTAGTCGATTACAAGAACAGAAGCCGACGTAATAATTTGTTAAGTCTTTGATGTCACTGAAACAGGGACTGACTCTGGTGTAGAAACATGAGTCAAAACTAAAATAACTTGTTCTGGagaatacattaaaaaaaactaTGGGTGTACAGGTTCATACAGTTGAGCGAATTCATCGCCTTGGTAAACCACAACCAACAAAATGTAGACCAGTTATTCTTAAGTTTCATGACATCAGAGAAAAGAAAAGTTTGCTGAAAAAAGGTGCAAAACTAAAGGGTACTGTTTGGCGTATTAGCCCTGATTATGCCAAAGAAACATTAGATATATGCAGAAAACTATGGGAAAGCGCAGCCGCAGACAGGGCCAAGAAAGCAAAGGTCCTGCTCATTCATGATAAACTTCGCATAAACGATACATATTTTTGGGATCACAACCGCAATGTACGCTGCCTGCTGTCTAAAAGCTTAGGGCATAGGGCTGACAACAGAAAACAGAACAGGTCAGATCGGTCAAGCAGCACTGATGATCCTGATACCATAGGCAACACCTCCGGCTCATCATCACAGATATAGCTACGCCTTTTAAGTTTGAATGTGCAAAGTATTGTAATTAAGACTACACAGTTAGAATATCTGCTCCTTTCACAAAGCCCACATGTTGTAATAACAGAAACGTGGTTGTATAAAAGTATATCTGACTGTATTGTTCGTCCCGTCTATAGAATGTTTAGGAAGGACAGGGACACACGTGGTGGAGGTGTTTGTATCATAGTAAAAAAACGCTGTATCTGCTGTATTGATGGATTGCGGTGTTGCTGAAACGGTTTGGTGCAAGATTACATTTCATGGTATTGCCTACATAGTTGGAGCAGTGTATCGTGCACCCTCTGCCTCGCCTGGGTTGCTGGAAGACCTAAACACTTTCCTACGTGCAAATGTCAAAGCAGATGCAAGTTTAATAATGAACGGTGATTTTAATTTTCATCACATAGATTGGCAAAACCCATGTACTGTTGGCTTCAATTCATCTAGAGTAGAGAAGCTACTGGAGCTTATGTTCATATATAATCTAAATCAAATTGAACAAGAAGACACACAAGTAACGGCCACATCGCAGTCATTGTTGGATCTGGTGTTTGTGTAAGCTAAAGTAGGTGCTTATACTGTTAACGTTGAGAATGGTATCTCTGACCACAAGATGGTTATTGTTACAATCACAGTGGGAACAAGCGTTTGTTTCAGGCCCTACATCCCTGACCATTAAGGATTATGGACGCGCGGATGATGTTTCCATCCTTGACTACCTGGACTCTGCGTTTGGCGACTTTGAAATTGATTTCCATACTAAAACAGTAGAAGAGTTGTGGCAGAACTTTAAGGTAATTGTACAACACTGCAAGGACACCTATATCCCTAAACGCGTAAAGAAGACAAAGCACCGAAGCCCCTGGATAACCAGGAACATAATTcatatgaaaataaaaataaaaagagtacgtaaaagcaaaaataaatctaCTCATGTTTCCTGACTTCGAGCTGAGTTGAAGCAAGCCCTGCaagattctaaaaaaaaattcttcaatgACACGCTTAGCCGCTTCCTCAGAACATCACCGCAAAAGTTTTGGCGATACTTCAGTGATAGGAAGGAAGAGGTACAGGAAATCAGGAAAGACAATAATGAATGAAGACCAAGGTTTATGGAGTTTTTGGGGAATCCACCTGAGAAATACACCAATTCATTGTGTCATCTCTTATATATATAAGGCACAACCAAGCCTCTTTTGCATTTGTGAATAAGAGATCCATACAGGCCTTAAATGTCACAAATTTAGTTAACGTTTTTCTT encodes the following:
- the LOC142561553 gene encoding uncharacterized protein LOC142561553 isoform X1 translates to MVQVHSQVTEMMATSSGNSIEKEKKDLKAHEVLKLLYLEASKTQAQVHEIRAVQEFKYLKPSQIEKEKDKMDYAVNQLATLEKKLKESHKQEGTKIVADKKWAEDCKSLTLLVQDIVDCKKIPAANSGGSNCKDLVDMIQEQNERLSQAADANDADIKELQQRIERLGR
- the LOC142561553 gene encoding uncharacterized protein LOC142561553 isoform X2; translation: MMATSSGNSIEKEKKDLKAHEVLKLLYLEASKTQAQVHEIRAVQEFKYLKPSQIEKEKDKMDYAVNQLATLEKKLKESHKQEGTKIVADKKWAEDCKSLTLLVQDIVDCKKIPAANSGGSNCKDLVDMIQEQNERLSQAADANDADIKELQQRIERLGR